Within the Nitrospirota bacterium genome, the region TAGAGAGATTGTAGCGGCAATACACCGAATAAATATAGGTGTTGACCATGAACCCGACAGCCTTCTTCTTGATGCTCTTAAAGTATCACTTGCAGATGGATGGGGTGGATCTATGATAGCAACAGATATCACGGATATTCTTTTCGGTACCCCACAGCCTGTCAAATCAGAGGCAGGCTTTGGAATATTCAAAGAAGATGAGGTCAATCTGATTGTTATCGGACATGAACCAACACTAACGAAAGTTATTATTGATATAGCTTCAGAACCTGATGTGAACGAATATGCTAAATCAAAGGGAGCAAGTGGAATAACCATAGGTGATATATTTGGTATGAAACATGGTATCCCTACAGCAGGTGGGTTTACAAATCAGGAACTCTGCTTAATGACAGGACTTATCGATGCCATAGTTGTGGATGCACAGTGCATTATGCCAACCCTTGTAGAGATCGCTAATAGTTTTCACACAAAGATAATCACTACATCTCAGAAAGCAAAGTTGCCTGGTGCGGAACATATACCTTATGACGTCCGCAGGGCAGAGAAGACAGCCAGAGAAATAATAAAGATTGCAATAGATAACTATCCAAACAGGTCAGGTTTGGGTGAGAGGGTAACTGAAAAAATTCCAATAATAACAGGTTTTTCTCAGGAATATATGGAGTATATGAATGACAGTGTCTCTGGGATGTCATTTAGACTTTTAAACGATGCCATTATGGAAGGCAAGATTCGAGGCATAGTCGGACTTGTAGGATGCGATAATCCACGGGTCCAAGCAACTGGCATTCACAAATATCTTGTAAGGGAATTAATCGAAGATGATGTGCTTATTTTCTCAACCGAATGCGGCTCAGCAGCCTGTGCAATTTCAGGATATCTTAATCCTGAAACTGTACCTGACGGGGCAGGTCCTGGGCTAAGAAAAGCCTGTGAGGAAATAGGAATACCCCCGATACTCCATCTTGGACCATGCGTTGATAACTCAAGGATATTGACTATTCTCTCTGCTATGGCAACTGAAGACAGTATTTCTGATGAGATTGGTGGGATACCTGTTGTCATTATCGCACCTGAGTGGATGGCTGAAAAGGAGAT harbors:
- the cooS gene encoding anaerobic carbon-monoxide dehydrogenase catalytic subunit, with translation MSDNAKSGYKGAEQIIQWAKSYCDWIETCFDRAEKLKPCPTGAKGACCKHCHMGPCRFVHSSEERVEKGVCGATLATVAARNFLRMAIDGAAAHSDHARNMAFTLLGVANGEIKAFGISDVKKLHKIAKILEIKFEGRAINEVARDVAESLLDDFGRQKGVLNYIKRAPKKTQERWENWGITPEGIDREIVAAIHRINIGVDHEPDSLLLDALKVSLADGWGGSMIATDITDILFGTPQPVKSEAGFGIFKEDEVNLIVIGHEPTLTKVIIDIASEPDVNEYAKSKGASGITIGDIFGMKHGIPTAGGFTNQELCLMTGLIDAIVVDAQCIMPTLVEIANSFHTKIITTSQKAKLPGAEHIPYDVRRAEKTAREIIKIAIDNYPNRSGLGERVTEKIPIITGFSQEYMEYMNDSVSGMSFRLLNDAIMEGKIRGIVGLVGCDNPRVQATGIHKYLVRELIEDDVLIFSTECGSAACAISGYLNPETVPDGAGPGLRKACEEIGIPPILHLGPCVDNSRILTILSAMATEDSISDEIGGIPVVIIAPEWMAEKEIAIGCYFAASGVPVILGGTSPVEYSEDVTKIMTEEWFERFRGSLHFEPDFEKMHSLALDYIDKAREALNLQRYEYGKYGT